A portion of the Streptomyces platensis genome contains these proteins:
- a CDS encoding gas vesicle structural protein GvpA: protein MTAIQQSNAPASGSGSGNLYDVLELILDRGLVIDAFVRVSLVGIEILKIDVRVVVASVDTYLRFAEACNRLDLESGRKAPSQLTDLVGEATESGAKGKSKGALTGAVEAFSESLQKGQEDSAEEEERPARKSSAASNRRTARRRED from the coding sequence ATGACTGCCATTCAGCAATCCAACGCGCCCGCAAGCGGGAGCGGTTCGGGAAATCTCTACGATGTACTCGAGCTGATCCTCGACCGCGGGCTGGTAATCGATGCCTTTGTGCGCGTCTCGCTCGTCGGCATCGAAATCCTCAAGATTGATGTACGAGTCGTCGTCGCGAGTGTGGACACCTATCTGCGCTTCGCCGAGGCATGCAACCGGCTCGATCTGGAATCCGGCCGCAAGGCGCCGAGCCAGCTCACCGATCTGGTCGGTGAGGCGACCGAGAGCGGCGCCAAAGGAAAGTCGAAAGGTGCGCTGACCGGCGCCGTCGAGGCCTTCAGCGAATCCCTTCAAAAGGGCCAGGAGGACTCCGCGGAAGAGGAAGAGCGCCCGGCACGCAAGTCTTCCGCGGCAAGCAACCGTCGCACCGCACGCCGCCGGGAGGACTGA